A genomic region of Candidatus Zixiibacteriota bacterium contains the following coding sequences:
- a CDS encoding putative DNA binding domain-containing protein, with protein sequence MNLKDVFSQIALGEDSTSQFKADVKNAESLASEMAAFANTNGGTIFIGVSDDGSTPGLSGYDVARINQLISNAASHLVRSPLAVQTENVALENGRIVIVLTVPKGIDKPYFDKNGVIWLKAGADKRRVNSKEELRRLFQLTNQFHGDELPTKARIDKLDKLRFRDFLRDVYKQEYPDSPEDLTKLLQNMNLATDDGCLNLAGVLLFAEKPEWIVPQFVVKAIRYPGNKIHATDYLDSEDFSGPLPKLFEGALAFVMRNLHKVQAGRGVNAPGLPEIPEAVFEELLVNALVHRDYLVSAPIRLFVFDNRIEIISPGHLPNNLTVEKIRTGNSNIRNPILVSYIAKGLLPYHGLGSGIKRALEKWPTIDFVDDHDGCLFTATVHRKPVEELDLADKGALTGQVADLSGHSDRINDLLNVLRTEPSASYAALAERLEVSETTIKRNIQKLKQQNRIRRIGSKKTGQWEVVE encoded by the coding sequence ATGAACCTCAAGGACGTTTTCTCGCAAATTGCCCTTGGTGAAGACTCAACCAGCCAGTTCAAGGCGGATGTAAAGAATGCCGAGTCGCTGGCCTCGGAAATGGCGGCCTTTGCTAACACCAATGGCGGCACCATCTTTATCGGCGTGTCGGACGATGGTTCGACACCGGGACTCTCAGGGTATGATGTAGCCCGGATCAATCAGCTTATCAGCAATGCTGCCAGCCATCTGGTGCGCAGCCCGCTGGCGGTACAGACCGAGAACGTGGCGCTTGAAAATGGCCGCATCGTTATCGTACTCACGGTACCTAAGGGGATTGACAAGCCCTATTTTGACAAGAACGGGGTGATCTGGCTCAAGGCTGGGGCCGACAAGCGGAGAGTAAACTCCAAGGAAGAGCTGCGCCGCCTGTTCCAGTTAACCAACCAGTTCCACGGCGATGAACTACCCACCAAGGCGAGGATCGACAAGCTGGACAAGCTGCGTTTCCGCGATTTTCTGCGTGATGTTTACAAACAGGAGTATCCCGATTCCCCCGAGGACCTGACCAAGCTGCTGCAAAACATGAATCTGGCCACCGACGACGGTTGTCTCAACCTGGCCGGCGTGCTACTCTTCGCCGAGAAGCCGGAGTGGATAGTGCCGCAATTCGTGGTCAAGGCCATCCGATACCCTGGCAATAAAATCCACGCCACCGACTACCTCGACAGTGAGGACTTTTCCGGGCCGCTACCGAAACTCTTCGAGGGAGCACTGGCCTTTGTTATGCGTAACTTGCACAAGGTGCAGGCGGGGCGTGGAGTAAACGCACCAGGATTGCCGGAGATTCCCGAGGCGGTTTTCGAGGAGCTGCTGGTCAATGCCCTGGTACACCGAGATTATCTGGTCAGTGCCCCGATTCGCTTGTTTGTCTTCGACAACCGCATCGAGATCATCAGCCCCGGACATCTGCCCAATAATCTGACAGTGGAGAAGATTCGAACCGGAAACTCCAATATCCGCAACCCAATCTTGGTTTCGTATATCGCAAAGGGGCTGCTGCCCTACCATGGCCTGGGTTCGGGAATAAAGAGGGCGCTGGAAAAGTGGCCGACCATAGACTTTGTCGACGATCACGATGGCTGCTTGTTCACCGCTACGGTTCACCGCAAACCTGTGGAAGAGCTGGATCTGGCGGATAAAGGGGCATTAACAGGTCAAGTCGCTGATTTATCCGGTCATTCTGACCGGATAAATGACCTTTTAAATGTATTACGTACTGAGCCCTCAGCGAGCTATGCAGCACTTGCCGAGCGGCTCGAAGTGAGCGAGACTACGATAAAGCGTAATATCCAGAAGCTTAAACAGCAAAACCGAATCCGCCGGATCGGCTCCAAAAAAACCGGTCAATGGGAGGTCGTTGAATGA